CCGTCTCCGTCGTTGCGTTCTTGGTCGTGAGGGATGAGATGCTCAAGGCGGAGGAGGACGGTAGTGTGACTGTCGTACTCACATCGATACCGGAGGCACTTGAGGCACTCTCTGAGGTTGAGTTTGCTTCGTCGGCATCACCGCACCCACCAATGCCAAAACCAACGAGCAGAACCGACACCCCCAACGTAACAAGAGAGAAAAAGTGTCTCTTCATACTCCCCCTGTTTCTTCTGATCTGGTCTCCCCCATCAAACGAAGCAATCCGGATGCCAGGGGCCTCTATTCTTATCCCCATAAAATCAATCAGAAAATTGATGGGTAAGAAAAGAAAATGGGTGGAAATGAACCCGATGGGTGTTAGATTGTTGACGGTCACTAGAGCGGGCGTTCGTCACCCGCTCTCGTGTACAAATAAATATGACAGTCACATTAACGGGCTTAAATCGACTGTCACATTTACGAAGACTGGTTGCTTTTTTATCATTTTGAGAATTTGATTGTTGCCATTGATAATCTAACGTGGTATTTTTCTACCCGTTCTGTAACTCATTTATTTGAGACCGTTTTTAACCGACTTCAAGGGGGATAAGTGGGGCGGCTTCATTCAGAGGGTAAAATTCCGGAAAAGATTGATGATTTGAGGGCACTTTTTGAGATTGTCGAGAGGGGAAAAATTACCTGGGAGGCGACTTTTGATGCGATCCTCGATCCTGTTCTGATCATCAACAAAAACTACCAGATAGAGAGGGCTAATCTTGCTGCTGCCGACCGATCAGGTCTTTCCGTCCGCGAAATGGTCGGGAAACGTTGCTACGAAGTCTTTGCAGAGCGTCAAGATATCTGTCCCCGGTGCCCCTTACAAAAGACGATCTCTTCTCGGGCTCCCCACATGGTTGATATTGACCGTTTGAGGAGAAGTTCGGATTTTCAGGTTAATTCCTATCCGTTGTCTCTTGATGCAGAGGAGCCATCGGTTGTCCATCACTACCGTGATGTGACTGGAGAGAAGATGCTCCAGAAAAAATTGATTCAGAGTGAAAAGATGGCGGCGATCGGCATGCTTTCCGGTGGTATTGCCCATGAAATCAATAACCCTTTGGGCGGTATTCTCGCCTTTGCTCAGCTTTTGCAATCAGAACTCCCCCCCGATAGTCCGACTCAGGAAGACGTAAAGGAGATTCAGGAGGCGGCGCTCCGATGCAAAAAGATTGTCGCCGATCTTTTAGCGTTTGCGCGGCCGGCCACGGCGATTGAGAAAAGCCCCCATAATCTTAGTCAGCTTGTTGAGAGGGTCCTCCCGCTCCTCCGGCTTAACCTGAAAACGAAGGGGATTAGCATCAGGACAGATTATGACAAAAACCTTCCCCCCGTCTGGGGGGAGGGGAACCGGCTCCAGCAAGTCTTTCTGAATCTCATTCAAAATGCCGCAGAATCGATGAAAAATGGGGGAGAGGTGCTTGTTCGGACGGAACTGAGCGCCGATCGTTCGGAAGGTTATGTGGAGGTGAGGGATGCCGGTCATGGGATTAGTCCGGAGAACATGGCCCGTATTTTTGATCCATTTTTCACAACCAAGGGAATTCATGGCACCGGCCTGGGACTCGCAATATGCGATTCAATTATCAATGATCATCATGGTCGAATTGAGGTCAAAAGCGAAATAGGTCAAGGGAGTCTGTTCCGTGTCATTCTCC
This portion of the Deltaproteobacteria bacterium genome encodes:
- a CDS encoding PAS domain-containing protein is translated as MGRLHSEGKIPEKIDDLRALFEIVERGKITWEATFDAILDPVLIINKNYQIERANLAAADRSGLSVREMVGKRCYEVFAERQDICPRCPLQKTISSRAPHMVDIDRLRRSSDFQVNSYPLSLDAEEPSVVHHYRDVTGEKMLQKKLIQSEKMAAIGMLSGGIAHEINNPLGGILAFAQLLQSELPPDSPTQEDVKEIQEAALRCKKIVADLLAFARPATAIEKSPHNLSQLVERVLPLLRLNLKTKGISIRTDYDKNLPPVWGEGNRLQQVFLNLIQNAAESMKNGGEVLVRTELSADRSEGYVEVRDAGHGISPENMARIFDPFFTTKGIHGTGLGLAICDSIINDHHGRIEVKSEIGQGSLFRVILPIYSREAETTEEIYAPVRTHRGR